A window from Saccharomyces cerevisiae S288C chromosome XIII, complete sequence encodes these proteins:
- the DSK2 gene encoding ubiquitin domain-containing protein DSK2 (Nuclear-enriched ubiquitin-like polyubiquitin-binding protein; K48-Ub chain binding protein that also binds K63-linked chains in vitro; required for spindle pole body (SPB) duplication and for transit through the G2/M phase of the cell cycle; involved in proteolysis; interacts with the proteasome; contains an N-terminal Ub-like (UBL) and a C-terminal Ub-associated (UBA) domain; protein abundance increases in response to DNA replication stress), which translates to MSLNIHIKSGQDKWEVNVAPESTVLQFKEAINKANGIPVANQRLIYSGKILKDDQTVESYHIQDGHSVHLVKSQPKPQTASAAGANNATATGAAAGTGATPNMSSGQSAGFNPLADLTSARYAGYLNMPSADMFGPDGGALNNDSNNQDELLRMMENPIFQSQMNEMLSNPQMLDFMIQSNPQLQAMGPQARQMLQSPMFRQMLTNPDMIRQSMQFARMMDPNAGMGSAGGAASAFPAPGGDAPEEGSNTNTTSSSNTGNNAGTNAGTNAGANTAANPFASLLNPALNPFANAGNAASTGMPAFDPALLASMFQPPVQASQAEDTRPPEERYEHQLRQLNDMGFFDFDRNVAALRRSGGSVQGALDSLLNGDV; encoded by the coding sequence CCCGGTGGCAAATCAGAGATTGATCTACTCGGGTAAGATTTTAAAGGACGACCAAACCGTGGAGTCATACCACATTCAAGACGGTCACAGCGTCCATCTGGTCAAGTCACAACCCAAACCACAAACCGCCAGTGCCGCTGGCGCAAATAACGCCACCGCCACCGGTGCAGCAGCTGGCACTGGCGCCACCCCGAACATGTCGTCAGGTCAAAGTGCAGGCTTCAATCCGCTGGCCGACTTGACCAGTGCCAGATACGCTGGATATTTGAATATGCCATCTGCAGACATGTTTGGCCCGGACGGTGGTGCATTAAACAACGACTCGAATAACCAAGACGAGCTGTTGAGGATGATGGAAAACCCCATCTTCCAATCGCAAATGAACGAGATGTTGAGTAACCCTCAGATGTTGGACTTTATGATCCAGTCCAACCCGCAATTGCAGGCCATGGGTCCACAAGCCAGGCAAATGCTACAAAGTCCCATGTTTAGACAGATGCTCACCAATCCTGATATGATTAGACAGAGCATGCAATTCGCAAGAATGATGGACCCTAATGCCGGTATGGGCTCTGCAGGTGGGGCTGCCTCTGCCTTCCCCGCTCCTGGTGGCGATGCTCCAGAGGAAGGCTCCAACACGAACACTACTTCCTCATCCAACACAGGGAACAACGCAGGGACTAATGCAGGTACCAACGCAGGCGCTAACACAGCTGCAAACCCATTTGCGTCTCTTCTGAACCCTGCATTAAACCCCTTTGCTAACGCGGGAAACGCTGCATCCACCGGGATGCCCGCCTTCGATCCTGCATTGCTAGCGTCTATGTTCCAACCCCCTGTACAAGCATCTCAAGCAGAAGACACCAGACCACCGGAAGAACGCTATGAACATCAATTAAGACAACTAAACGACATGGGCTTCTTCGATTTCGATAGAAACGTCGCAGCCCTCAGGAGAAGCGGTGGCTCCGTCCAAGGCGCTCTTGATTCACTACTGAACGGCGATGTTTAA
- the FCP1 gene encoding protein serine/threonine phosphatase (Carboxy-terminal domain (CTD) phosphatase; essential for dephosphorylation of the repeated C-terminal domain of the RNA polymerase II large subunit (Rpo21p); relocalizes to the cytosol in response to hypoxia) — MTTQIRSPQGLPYPIQIDKLIPSVGSYLHEGDRLLVYKFWYLVERASDTGDDDNEHDVSPGGSAGSNGVSPPTKQLRESIEFFESPYEGDLISWNVDVGDEVATANQVICEIKRPCNHDIVYGGLCTQCGKEVSADAFDGVPLDVVGDVDLQISETEAIRTGKALKEHLRRDKKLILVVDLDQTIIHCGVDPTIAEWKNDPNNPNFETLRDVKSFTLDEELVLPLMYMNDDGSMLRPPPVRKCWYYVKVRPGLKEFFAKVAPLFEMHIYTMATRAYALQIAKIVDPTGELFGDRILSRDENGSLTTKSLAKLFPTDQSMVVVIDDRGDVWNWCPNLIKVVPYNFFVGVGDINSNFLPKQSTGMLQLGRKTRQKSQESQELLTDIMDNEKKLQEKIDKEVKRQEEKLNHQLATAEEPPANESKEELTKKLEYSASLEVQQQNRPLAKLQKHLHDQKLLVDDDDELYYLMGTLSNIHKTYYDMLSQQNEPEPNLMEIIPSLKQKVFQNCYFVFSGLIPLGTDIQRSDIVIWTSTFGATSTPDIDYLTTHLITKNPSTYKARLAKKFNPQIKIVHPDWIFECLVNWKKVDEKPYTLIVDSPISDEELQNFQTQLQKRQEYLEETQEQQHMLTSQENLNLFAAGTSWLNNDDDEDIPDTASDDDEDDDHDDESDDENNSEGIDRKRSIEDNHDDTSQKKTKAEPSQDGPVQHKGEGDDNEDSDSQLEEELMDMLDD, encoded by the coding sequence ATGACCACACAAATAAGGTCTCCCCAAGGCTTGCCGTATCCGATTCAGATCGATAAACTCATTCCAAGCGTAGGTTCGTACCTTCATGAGGGTGATAGGTTGCTTGTCTATAAGTTCTGGTATTTGGTGGAAAGGGCCTCAGACACTGGTGACGATGATAACGAGCACGATGTTTCCCCCGGCGGCAGCGCCGGAAGTAATGGTGTCTCTCCGCCAACCAAACAACTGCGTGAATCCATAGAATTCTTCGAAAGTCCCTACGAGGGGGACTTGATTAGTTGGAATGTAGACGTAGGAGATGAAGTAGCCACTGCTAACCAAGTGATTTGCGAAATAAAAAGGCCATGTAACCATGACATCGTGTATGGCGGGCTATGTACTCAATGCGGGAAAGAAGTTTCTGCAGATGCCTTCGATGGTGTACCACTAGACGTTGTCGGGGACGTGGATTTACAGATTAGCGAGACAGAAGCCATTAGAACAGGCAAGGCATTGAAGGAGCATTTGCGACGGGATAAGAAACTTATCTTAGTGGTGGATTTAGATCAAACCATCATCCATTGTGGCGTGGACCCTACGATTGCAGAGTGGAAGAACGACCCCAATAATCcgaattttgaaacattAAGAGACGTCAAGAGCTTTACGTTGGATGAGGAGTTAGTACTCCCACTTATGTACATGAATGACGATGGTTCTATGCTGAGACCGCCTCCCGTAAGAAAATGTTGGTACTACGTGAAGGTAAGGCCCGGTTTAAAGGAATTTTTCGCTAAAGTGGCGCCTCTTTTTGAAATGCATATCTACACAATGGCTACAAGGGCTTATGCCTTGCAAATTGCCAAAATCGTGGACCCTACGGGCGAATTGTTTGGCGATAGAATTCTGTCGCGTGATGAAAATGGGTCTCTAACAACTAAATCATTAGCTAAACTTTTCCCCACTGACCAGTCAATGGTTGTAGTTATTGACGACAGAGGTGATGTTTGGAATTGGTGTCCAAACTTGATCAAAGTTGTTCCTTATAACTTCTTCGTTGGTGTAGGTGACATTAATTCTAATTTCTTGCCCAAACAATCTACAGGAATGCTACAACTAGGGAGGAAGACAAGACAGAAGAGCCAAGAATCTCAGGAACTGCTGACGGATATTATGgataacgaaaaaaaactacaaGAAAAGATAGATAAAGAAGTTAAACgccaagaagaaaaattgaaccaTCAACTGGCGACTGCTGAGGAGCCTCCTGCGAACGAATCCAAAGAAGAGTTGACCAAGAAACTAGAATATTCAGCATCTTTAGAAGTCCAACAACAAAATCGACCCTTGGCCAAACTACAAAAACACCTGCATGATCAAAAACTACTAGttgatgacgatgatgaactATACTACTTAATGGGTACGCTATCAAACATTCACAAAACTTATTATGATATGCTCTCACAACAAAATGAGCCAGAACCAAATCTGATGGAAATCATACCAAGTTTGAAGCAAAAAGTCTTCCAAAATTgctattttgttttttcagGATTAATACCCCTCGGGACCGATATTCAAAGGTCGGACATAGTGATATGGACGAGTACATTTGGTGCCACTTCCACTCCAGATATAGATTACCTGACGACACATTTAATCACCAAGAACCCTAGCACTTATAAAGCGCGTCTAGCGAAAAAGTTCAACCCACAGATTAAAATTGTTCACCCAGATTGGATATTTGAGTGTTTGgtaaattggaaaaaggtGGATGAAAAACCCTACACGTTAATCGTGGACAGCCCCATCTCCGACGAGGAATTACAAAACTTTCAAACAcaattacaaaaaagacaagaatATCTGGAGGAGACCCAGGAACAACAGCATATGTTGACATCACAagaaaatctaaatttattcGCTGCTGGTACTTCATGGTTAAACAATgacgacgatgaagatattCCGGACACAGCTAGCGACGACGACGAAGA